From one Cupriavidus sp. P-10 genomic stretch:
- the gph gene encoding phosphoglycolate phosphatase (PGP is an essential enzyme in the glycolate salvage pathway in higher organisms (photorespiration in plants). Phosphoglycolate results from the oxidase activity of RubisCO in the Calvin cycle when concentrations of carbon dioxide are low relative to oxygen. This enzyme is a member of the Haloacid Dehalogenase (HAD) superfamily of aspartate-nucleophile hydrolase enzymes (PF00702).), whose amino-acid sequence MTTVSLPCAAVLIDLDGTLVDSAPDIVEAANRMLADLGSPPLPFDTVAGFIGRGVPNLVLRVLETARLAVAPADAEALFHRHYDDTNGRLGSVFPGVEAGLAALRREGYRLACVTNKPRALAAPLLAMTGLAPYLEVLVAGDSIAQMKPHPEPLRHACRLLDVDPAQGVLVGDSPVDVAAARAAGMPVCLVRYGYAGPGGPGALGADALVDSMEGLPALLTPARLAPAA is encoded by the coding sequence ATGACTACCGTATCCCTGCCTTGCGCCGCGGTGCTGATCGACCTGGACGGCACGCTGGTCGACAGCGCCCCGGACATCGTCGAGGCCGCCAACCGCATGCTGGCTGACCTCGGCAGCCCGCCGCTGCCGTTCGACACCGTGGCCGGCTTTATCGGCCGCGGTGTGCCCAACCTCGTGCTGCGCGTGCTGGAGACCGCTCGGCTGGCGGTGGCGCCCGCCGATGCCGAGGCGCTGTTCCATCGCCACTATGACGACACCAACGGCCGCCTGGGATCGGTGTTCCCGGGCGTGGAAGCGGGCCTGGCCGCGCTCAGGCGCGAGGGCTACCGGCTGGCCTGCGTCACCAACAAGCCGCGCGCGCTGGCGGCGCCGCTGCTGGCCATGACAGGACTGGCGCCATACCTGGAAGTGCTGGTGGCGGGCGATTCGATCGCGCAGATGAAGCCGCATCCCGAACCGCTGCGCCATGCCTGCCGCCTGCTCGACGTCGATCCGGCGCAGGGCGTGCTGGTGGGGGACTCGCCGGTGGACGTGGCCGCGGCCCGCGCGGCCGGCATGCCGGTCTGCCTGGTGCGCTACGGCTACGCCGGCCCGGGCGGGCCCGGCGCGCTGGGCGCCGATGCGCTGGTCGATTCCATGGAGGGTTTGCCGGCGCTGCTGACGCCGGCGCGGCTGGCGCCCGCCGCCTGA
- a CDS encoding FMN-binding negative transcriptional regulator: MYIPAHFAESRPDELARIIRAHPLGMLVTQANGALDADHIPFEFDADAGTHGILTAHVARANPLWQRCPSGTPVMVVFRGAQAYISPNWYPSKHESHRLVPTWNYEVVHAHGTLTVHDDERFVRRLVARLTRRHEADESRPWKMGDSAPEFIDGLLRHIVGIEIAVTSLQGKVKLSQNRELRDRLGAAEALEARGYAELAQSMRSAG, encoded by the coding sequence ATGTACATCCCTGCCCACTTCGCCGAATCCCGCCCCGATGAACTCGCGCGCATCATCCGCGCGCATCCGCTCGGCATGCTGGTCACCCAGGCAAACGGCGCGCTGGATGCCGACCACATCCCGTTCGAGTTCGATGCCGATGCCGGCACGCACGGCATACTCACCGCCCACGTGGCCCGCGCCAACCCGCTCTGGCAGCGCTGCCCTTCGGGCACGCCGGTCATGGTCGTGTTTCGCGGCGCACAGGCGTATATCTCGCCGAACTGGTACCCGAGCAAGCACGAGTCGCATCGCCTGGTGCCGACCTGGAACTACGAGGTGGTACACGCGCACGGCACGCTCACCGTGCATGACGACGAACGCTTCGTCAGGCGCCTCGTCGCGCGCCTGACGCGCCGGCACGAGGCGGACGAATCGCGGCCGTGGAAGATGGGCGATTCCGCACCCGAGTTCATTGACGGCCTGCTGCGCCATATCGTCGGCATCGAGATCGCCGTGACCTCGCTGCAGGGCAAGGTCAAGCTGAGCCAGAACCGGGAACTGCGCGACCGGCTGGGCGCTGCGGAAGCGCTGGAGGCACGGGGGTACGCCGAACTGGCGCAGTCAATGCGCAGCGCCGGCTAA
- a CDS encoding tannase/feruloyl esterase family alpha/beta hydrolase — translation MQSKVSPATFRLAPLIVVSAAGLVLSACGGGGDDNPPPPSKTPVACQNLPGKTVAAGSIGLPTNGATVADAVMVPATGGGQLGTGAYCKVTGTIAPVDPTAPSIRFEVDMPASWNQKVVMFGGGGYDGTIPNTAGNVPAGPTDQPSPLARGYATFASDSGHQAGALGSRDGSFGTNDEAVRNFSSDALKKTRDVAIALIQMHYQADGPKKAYFAGGSSGGREALAVVQRWPQDWDGAIVLYPAWNAASLDLQFGRITRALAAPGAYPNQPKRKVLYDAAIAACDDLDGVKDGLISNIAACNASFDPSTAMLNGQPVRCANGADTGDTCLSDAQISALKVYASQIVFGYALGSGETQYPGFNVWGADLGMAGNATVQPTVIALALNTDAPANPMPNTAPYFSVFWDQWVRYFVTRDPTFNSLTLDPQNPGPWQDRISQLTALQDINKTDLSAFMNKGGKILMAHGMSDALVSTRATEDYFTRVQGAMGAGNVSNFMRYYEIPGYGHATSSVFNASWDSLTALEKWVEQGTAPASLTVTDTVGVPGRTRPLCEYPNWPKYNGAGDVNVAASFSCATQ, via the coding sequence ATGCAAAGCAAAGTTTCGCCAGCGACTTTCAGACTGGCACCCCTCATCGTCGTGTCGGCGGCCGGCCTGGTGCTGAGTGCCTGCGGCGGCGGAGGGGACGATAATCCGCCCCCGCCGTCAAAGACGCCGGTAGCCTGCCAGAACCTGCCGGGCAAGACTGTCGCCGCGGGCAGTATCGGCCTTCCGACCAACGGCGCGACCGTTGCCGATGCCGTCATGGTGCCGGCTACCGGTGGCGGCCAGCTGGGTACTGGCGCGTACTGCAAGGTGACCGGGACGATCGCACCGGTCGACCCCACGGCGCCGTCGATCCGGTTCGAGGTCGACATGCCCGCCAGTTGGAACCAGAAGGTCGTCATGTTCGGTGGCGGCGGCTATGACGGCACGATCCCCAATACCGCGGGCAATGTTCCGGCGGGCCCGACCGACCAGCCCTCGCCACTGGCGCGCGGCTATGCCACCTTCGCCAGCGATTCGGGGCACCAGGCGGGCGCGCTCGGCAGCCGCGACGGTTCGTTCGGGACCAATGACGAGGCGGTCCGCAATTTCTCCAGCGACGCGCTGAAGAAGACGCGCGACGTCGCGATCGCGCTGATCCAGATGCACTACCAGGCCGACGGCCCGAAGAAGGCCTACTTTGCCGGCGGCTCGAGCGGCGGCCGCGAGGCGCTGGCCGTGGTGCAGCGCTGGCCGCAGGACTGGGATGGTGCCATCGTGCTTTACCCCGCCTGGAATGCTGCCAGCCTGGACCTGCAGTTCGGCCGCATCACCCGCGCGCTGGCAGCGCCGGGTGCATACCCGAACCAGCCCAAGCGCAAGGTGCTCTACGATGCCGCCATCGCCGCGTGCGATGACCTCGATGGCGTCAAGGACGGCCTGATCAGCAATATCGCTGCCTGCAACGCCAGCTTCGACCCGTCAACGGCGATGCTCAATGGCCAGCCAGTCCGCTGTGCCAACGGCGCCGACACGGGTGACACCTGCCTGTCCGACGCGCAGATCAGCGCGCTGAAGGTCTACGCTTCGCAGATCGTGTTCGGCTATGCGCTGGGCAGCGGCGAGACGCAGTATCCGGGCTTCAACGTCTGGGGCGCCGATCTGGGCATGGCCGGCAACGCAACGGTCCAGCCCACGGTGATTGCGCTGGCGCTCAACACCGATGCCCCGGCCAACCCGATGCCGAACACCGCGCCGTACTTCAGTGTGTTCTGGGACCAGTGGGTGCGCTACTTTGTCACTCGTGATCCGACCTTCAACTCGCTGACGCTTGACCCGCAGAACCCGGGCCCATGGCAGGACCGCATCAGCCAGCTGACCGCCTTGCAGGACATCAACAAGACCGACCTGTCCGCGTTCATGAACAAGGGCGGCAAGATCCTGATGGCCCACGGCATGTCCGACGCACTGGTCAGCACGCGCGCGACGGAGGACTACTTCACGCGGGTGCAGGGCGCGATGGGTGCTGGCAATGTCAGCAACTTCATGCGCTACTACGAGATCCCGGGCTATGGGCACGCGACCAGCTCCGTGTTCAATGCCTCGTGGGACTCGCTGACCGCACTGGAAAAGTGGGTCGAGCAGGGCACCGCGCCGGCTTCGCTGACGGTGACCGACACGGTTGGCGTGCCGGGCCGCACGCGTCCGCTGTGTGAGTATCCGAACTGGCCAAAGTACAACGGTGCCGGCGACGTAAACGTGGCAGCCAGCTTTAGCTGCGCGACGCAATAA
- a CDS encoding DUF899 family protein, whose product MSHITYPNESAEYRKARNALVDEEIALRRHIEAVTAQRRALPPGGEVPEDYRFERIGANGMPEKVEMSKLFGPHRTLILYSFMYGPDRDTPCPMCTLLLDSVNGAARHIGQRASLYIVAKSPIARLVAWARERGWAHLQFLSTAGNSYVADYFGDSTKLPAEIRTLRGGKAGEEWDDTAFNVFRLDNGKVRHFWGSDLTWAPSEPGTDHRSGDAVSALWGLLDMTPEGRGQFMPKLAY is encoded by the coding sequence ATGTCGCACATCACTTATCCCAACGAAAGCGCCGAATACCGCAAGGCGCGCAACGCGCTGGTTGACGAGGAAATTGCATTGCGCAGGCATATCGAGGCCGTCACGGCACAACGCCGCGCGCTGCCGCCAGGCGGCGAAGTGCCGGAGGACTACCGGTTCGAGCGGATCGGCGCCAACGGTATGCCCGAAAAGGTCGAGATGTCGAAACTCTTCGGCCCCCATCGCACCCTGATCCTGTACAGCTTCATGTACGGCCCCGACCGCGACACGCCGTGCCCGATGTGTACGCTCTTGCTCGACTCCGTCAACGGCGCGGCAAGGCATATCGGCCAGCGCGCCTCGCTGTATATCGTGGCCAAGTCGCCAATCGCCCGGCTGGTCGCGTGGGCGCGCGAGCGGGGATGGGCGCATTTGCAGTTCCTCTCGACCGCCGGCAACAGCTACGTCGCCGACTATTTCGGAGACTCAACCAAACTGCCGGCGGAGATACGGACGTTGCGCGGCGGGAAGGCCGGCGAGGAGTGGGACGATACCGCATTCAACGTATTCCGCCTCGACAACGGCAAGGTCCGCCATTTCTGGGGCAGCGACCTGACCTGGGCGCCCTCGGAGCCTGGCACGGACCACCGCTCCGGCGATGCCGTCAGTGCGCTCTGGGGCCTGCTCGACATGACCCCCGAGGGGCGTGGGCAGTTCATGCCAAAACTTGCCTATTAG
- a CDS encoding Bug family tripartite tricarboxylate transporter substrate binding protein, which translates to MGLLATASLIAAAPACAQGQWPAKPIRFVVPFAAGGANDLMARAAAEGASKELGQTVLVENRPGAGGTVGADMVAKSKPDGYTFLISAAGVISNSMIKKSIPFKDDDLVPVAMIGLAPSVIVVPKNAPYKDLRDFVEASRKGNGFNFATAGTGSTPHFVAEILNVKYGAKLQPVPYKSGSESTTAVLGGQVEGTSEASIIALPHILQEGKFKALATTWTQRISAYPQLSTAVEQGFPDLQIAHWAGIHAPKGTPNAILDKVAAAVDKAMKDPDASAKLKAVGIEPIGGTRADFVKFVSAERKRLGEIVKAAKMQEK; encoded by the coding sequence CTGGGCCTGCTTGCCACGGCAAGCCTGATCGCAGCCGCGCCCGCTTGCGCCCAGGGCCAGTGGCCGGCCAAGCCGATCCGCTTTGTCGTGCCATTTGCCGCCGGCGGCGCCAATGACCTGATGGCGCGCGCGGCGGCCGAGGGGGCTTCCAAGGAGCTGGGCCAGACCGTACTGGTCGAAAACCGCCCCGGCGCGGGCGGCACCGTCGGCGCAGACATGGTGGCCAAGAGCAAGCCCGATGGCTACACCTTCCTGATCAGCGCCGCCGGTGTCATTTCCAACAGCATGATCAAGAAGTCGATCCCGTTCAAGGACGACGACCTGGTTCCCGTCGCCATGATCGGCCTGGCTCCGTCGGTCATCGTGGTGCCGAAGAACGCGCCCTACAAGGACCTGCGCGACTTTGTCGAGGCATCCAGGAAAGGGAACGGCTTCAACTTCGCCACCGCGGGGACCGGCAGCACGCCCCACTTCGTCGCCGAAATCCTTAACGTGAAATACGGCGCGAAGCTGCAGCCGGTGCCGTACAAGAGCGGGTCGGAGAGCACCACGGCAGTACTGGGCGGCCAGGTCGAAGGCACCTCAGAGGCCAGTATCATCGCGCTGCCGCATATCCTGCAGGAAGGCAAGTTCAAGGCGCTGGCGACCACCTGGACGCAGCGCATCTCGGCCTACCCCCAGCTCTCCACCGCCGTCGAGCAAGGCTTTCCGGACTTGCAGATCGCCCACTGGGCGGGCATCCACGCGCCGAAGGGTACGCCTAACGCCATCCTCGACAAGGTTGCCGCAGCGGTAGACAAGGCCATGAAAGATCCGGACGCCTCGGCAAAGCTCAAGGCCGTGGGCATCGAGCCCATCGGCGGCACGCGTGCGGACTTCGTGAAGTTCGTCAGCGCGGAACGGAAGCGACTGGGCGAGATCGTCAAGGCCGCCAAGATGCAGGAGAAGTGA
- a CDS encoding phosphoglycerate kinase: MTNISHATGQPKSTAPHTLAALLASGGLAGKRVFIRADLNVPQDDAGRITDDTRIRASVPAIAACLQAGAAVMVTSHLGRPEEGQPDPRHSLAPVGRRLSELLGRQVPLLSGWTAGGFQVPPGQLVLLENCRVNKGEKRNSDELAQKMAALCDIYVNDAFGTAHRAEATTHGIARYAPIACAGPLLAAEIDALGKALGQPSRPLVAIVAGSKVSTKLTILKSLADKVDNLIVGGGIANTFMLAAGLKIGKSLAEPDLVADARAIIDIMARRGASVPIPVDVVCAKEFSATAAATVKDVKDVADDDMILDIGPRTAAQLAGQLKSAGTIVWNGPVGVFEFDQFGNGTRVLAQAIADSRAFSIAGGGDTLAAIAKYGIADRVGYISTGGGAFLEFLEGKKLPALDVLEQRAAS, from the coding sequence ATGACGAATATTTCCCACGCTACGGGGCAACCGAAATCCACGGCGCCGCACACGCTGGCCGCGCTGCTCGCATCCGGCGGGCTGGCGGGCAAGCGGGTCTTTATCCGCGCCGATCTCAACGTCCCGCAGGATGATGCGGGCCGGATCACCGACGACACCCGCATCCGCGCTTCCGTGCCCGCCATCGCGGCCTGCCTGCAGGCGGGGGCCGCGGTGATGGTCACCTCGCACCTGGGCCGTCCCGAGGAAGGCCAGCCGGACCCGCGCCACAGCCTGGCGCCGGTGGGCCGCCGGCTGTCGGAGCTGCTGGGCCGGCAGGTGCCGCTGCTGTCCGGCTGGACCGCGGGCGGCTTCCAGGTACCGCCCGGCCAGCTGGTGCTGCTGGAAAACTGCCGCGTCAACAAGGGCGAGAAGAGGAACAGCGACGAACTGGCGCAGAAGATGGCCGCACTGTGCGATATCTACGTCAACGATGCCTTCGGCACCGCGCACCGAGCCGAGGCCACCACCCACGGCATCGCGAGGTATGCCCCGATCGCCTGCGCCGGCCCGCTGCTGGCCGCCGAGATCGACGCGCTGGGCAAGGCACTGGGCCAGCCGTCGCGGCCACTGGTGGCGATCGTGGCCGGCTCCAAGGTCTCCACCAAGCTGACCATCCTGAAGTCGCTGGCCGACAAGGTCGACAACCTGATCGTCGGCGGCGGCATTGCCAACACCTTCATGCTGGCCGCTGGCCTGAAGATCGGCAAGTCGCTGGCCGAGCCCGACCTGGTGGCGGACGCCAGGGCCATCATCGACATCATGGCCAGGCGCGGCGCCTCGGTGCCCATCCCCGTCGACGTGGTCTGCGCGAAGGAGTTCAGCGCGACCGCCGCGGCCACAGTCAAGGATGTGAAGGACGTGGCCGACGACGACATGATCCTGGACATCGGTCCCAGGACCGCCGCCCAGCTCGCCGGGCAGCTCAAGTCCGCCGGCACCATCGTCTGGAACGGCCCGGTGGGCGTGTTCGAGTTTGACCAGTTCGGCAACGGCACCAGGGTGCTGGCGCAGGCCATCGCCGATTCCAGGGCGTTCTCGATCGCAGGCGGCGGCGACACGCTGGCCGCCATCGCCAAGTACGGCATTGCCGACCGCGTGGGCTACATCTCCACCGGCGGCGGCGCCTTCCTGGAGTTTCTGGAAGGCAAGAAGCTGCCCGCACTGGACGTGCTGGAGCAGCGCGCCGCCAGCTGA
- a CDS encoding DUF6130 family protein, translating to MPHLLRDLSVAAAGAAFSLIAFAQAAPDTRSPPAVLPLASEPAPRLVPYAPLPEPLARGVVIVQFRTEHFRVMPVFGKTAAELSPRIGHLHVTVDETPGTWAHTSQDPIIVVGLTPGAHKLRLELADPNHKILATEIVNVTVPDLKAPAAHKH from the coding sequence ATGCCCCATCTACTCCGAGACCTGTCAGTCGCCGCAGCCGGCGCGGCATTCAGCCTCATCGCGTTCGCCCAGGCGGCGCCAGATACCAGGTCCCCTCCCGCAGTTCTCCCGCTGGCATCGGAGCCCGCCCCCAGGCTGGTTCCGTACGCGCCGCTGCCCGAACCGCTTGCCCGCGGTGTCGTCATCGTCCAGTTCCGCACCGAGCATTTCCGTGTCATGCCTGTCTTTGGCAAGACCGCCGCCGAACTATCCCCGCGGATCGGGCACCTGCATGTCACGGTTGACGAGACACCCGGCACCTGGGCCCATACCAGCCAGGATCCCATCATCGTGGTCGGGCTGACGCCTGGTGCGCACAAGCTCCGGCTCGAACTGGCCGATCCCAACCACAAGATCCTGGCCACCGAGATCGTCAACGTCACCGTGCCCGACCTGAAAGCGCCGGCAGCGCACAAGCACTGA
- the fba gene encoding class II fructose-bisphosphate aldolase (catalyzes the reversible aldol condensation of dihydroxyacetonephosphate and glyceraldehyde 3-phosphate in the Calvin cycle, glycolysis, and/or gluconeogenesis), giving the protein MALISLRQLLDHAGEFGYGVPAFNVNNLEQIHAIMEAAGETDSPVILQASAGARKYAGEAYLRHMVLAAAETHPDIPIVLHQDHGSSPAVCQASIRSGFTSVMMDGSLREDMKTPADYDYNVDVTRRVCEMAHAIGVSVEGELGCLGSLETGQAGEEDGVGAAGTLSHDMMLTDPAQARDFVARTGVDALAIAIGTSHGAYKFSRKPTGDILAMDRIRDIHAQIPDTHLVMHGSSSVPQEWLEIIRQYGGDIKETYGVPVEEILRGIRMGVRKVNIDTDIRLAMTGAIRKSLAEDRSEFDPRKALLAAKKGAKGVVKLRFEAFGCAGQAARIKPVGMERMAGRYR; this is encoded by the coding sequence ATGGCACTCATTTCCTTGCGACAGCTGCTGGACCACGCGGGAGAGTTCGGCTACGGCGTCCCGGCGTTCAACGTCAACAACCTGGAGCAGATCCACGCGATCATGGAAGCGGCCGGGGAAACCGACAGCCCGGTCATCCTGCAGGCCTCGGCCGGCGCCCGCAAGTATGCCGGCGAGGCCTACCTGCGCCATATGGTGCTGGCCGCGGCCGAGACCCATCCGGACATCCCCATCGTGCTGCACCAGGACCACGGCTCCAGCCCGGCGGTGTGCCAGGCATCGATCCGCTCCGGTTTTACCAGCGTGATGATGGACGGCTCGCTGCGTGAAGACATGAAGACGCCGGCGGACTACGACTACAACGTCGACGTCACGCGGCGCGTGTGCGAGATGGCTCATGCAATCGGTGTCTCGGTGGAAGGCGAACTGGGTTGCCTGGGCTCGCTCGAAACCGGCCAGGCTGGCGAAGAGGACGGCGTGGGCGCGGCCGGCACGCTGTCGCACGACATGATGCTGACCGACCCGGCGCAGGCGCGCGACTTTGTCGCCCGCACCGGCGTGGATGCGCTGGCCATCGCCATCGGCACCAGCCACGGCGCCTACAAGTTCTCGCGCAAGCCTACCGGCGACATCCTGGCGATGGACCGCATCCGGGATATCCACGCGCAGATCCCGGACACCCATCTCGTGATGCACGGCTCCAGCTCGGTGCCGCAGGAATGGCTGGAGATCATCCGCCAGTACGGCGGCGACATCAAGGAGACCTACGGCGTGCCGGTCGAGGAGATACTGCGCGGCATCAGGATGGGCGTGCGCAAGGTGAATATCGACACCGATATCCGCCTGGCCATGACCGGGGCGATCCGCAAGTCCCTGGCCGAGGACCGCAGCGAATTCGATCCCCGCAAGGCCTTGCTGGCGGCCAAGAAGGGAGCGAAGGGCGTGGTGAAGCTGCGCTTCGAGGCCTTCGGGTGCGCGGGGCAGGCCGCGCGGATCAAGCCGGTGGGGATGGAGAGGATGGCGGGGCGCTATCGCTGA
- a CDS encoding class I fructose-bisphosphate aldolase: MDQASELQATVDAMVQGAKGLLAADESGPTIAKRFERIGVASNEESRRAWRNLLLSTPGLGEFISGVILYEETLGQLADDGTPLPELAARQGIVPGIKVDKGKLALAHAPGDEITEGLDGLGKRLAGYRQQGARFAKWRAVYNVSDTLPGPLAIHANAEALARYAAICQEAGVVPIVEPEVLMDGAHTMARCAAVTEAVLHAVFDALQRHAVVFEHMLLKPSMVLPGKDAGHAAPEEVAKQTVQVLRRTVPAAVPGVFFLSGGQTPAEATANLDAMNRLGPLPWRLSFSYGRALQEPPLLAWRGEASNAGQAQQALLQRSRLNGMACLGQYEAAMENAGS, from the coding sequence ATGGACCAAGCAAGCGAACTGCAAGCCACCGTCGATGCCATGGTGCAGGGCGCCAAAGGCCTGCTGGCCGCCGACGAAAGCGGGCCGACCATCGCCAAGCGATTCGAGCGCATCGGTGTAGCGTCAAATGAAGAAAGCCGCCGGGCGTGGCGCAACCTGCTCCTGTCCACGCCGGGCCTGGGCGAGTTCATCAGCGGCGTGATCCTGTACGAGGAAACACTCGGCCAGCTGGCCGACGATGGCACGCCGCTGCCGGAACTGGCCGCGCGCCAGGGCATCGTGCCCGGGATCAAGGTGGACAAGGGCAAGCTGGCGCTCGCCCATGCGCCCGGCGACGAGATCACCGAGGGCCTCGACGGTCTTGGCAAGCGGCTTGCCGGCTATCGCCAGCAGGGCGCGAGGTTTGCCAAATGGCGCGCCGTCTACAACGTGTCCGACACGCTGCCGGGGCCGCTTGCCATTCACGCCAATGCCGAGGCCCTGGCGCGCTATGCCGCGATCTGCCAGGAAGCGGGCGTCGTGCCGATCGTCGAACCCGAGGTGCTGATGGATGGCGCACACACCATGGCGCGCTGCGCTGCAGTCACCGAAGCCGTGCTGCATGCAGTCTTCGACGCCTTGCAGAGGCACGCGGTGGTGTTCGAGCACATGCTGCTGAAGCCCAGCATGGTGCTTCCCGGCAAGGACGCAGGTCACGCGGCGCCCGAAGAGGTCGCGAAGCAGACCGTGCAGGTGCTCCGGCGCACCGTGCCCGCCGCGGTGCCCGGCGTTTTCTTCCTGTCCGGCGGCCAGACGCCCGCCGAAGCCACGGCCAATCTTGACGCCATGAACCGGCTGGGCCCGTTGCCCTGGCGGCTGAGCTTCTCCTACGGGCGCGCCTTGCAGGAGCCGCCATTGCTGGCCTGGCGCGGCGAGGCCAGCAATGCGGGGCAGGCACAACAGGCGCTGCTGCAGCGCTCGCGGCTGAATGGCATGGCGTGCCTCGGGCAGTACGAAGCCGCAATGGAAAATGCGGGGAGTTGA
- the pdxR gene encoding MocR-like pyridoxine biosynthesis transcription factor PdxR — protein MGQSPPPTRPPTRPPTSNRPGATGAGRRIYDLLRSQIADGTLPPGAPAPSTRALAAELAVSRTTVTAAYEQLAAEGFLVTSAGRAARVASALATPAPATAATAVIKQRPTSRLPLSRFGRRLAGLGMPGLPDAEPLRFDFRYGAVASRDFPTLPWRRAYQAELLRQQDGLYYAAPEGDVALRRALQGYLRRARGLACDAAQIVVVNGSQQAIDLCARLLLDTGDAFVFEDPGYLMARCCFAATGATCLPTPVDEHGLDTASLPQDERVRLAYVTPSHQFPLGGVLPVGRRVELLQWAQRHDAWIVEDDYDGEFRYGQRPIDTLRSIDTDGRVIYVGTVSKALSPQLRLGYVVLPAGLVPVFRQAKRLSDRHAPVLEQRVLAALIESGAYERHVRRMRRENERRRAALLDGIARYLPADAQVSGTAAGLHVVLWLPSLRPQDEPALVAAARQQEVGVYPLSPLFAMPRAQGRPPGLVLGYASLTTGQILQGMRTLGTVIAAMNRSGRRQD, from the coding sequence ATGGGCCAGTCACCACCGCCTACTCGACCGCCTACCCGACCGCCTACCAGTAACCGGCCCGGCGCTACGGGCGCGGGGCGCCGGATCTACGACCTGCTACGCAGCCAGATCGCGGACGGCACGCTGCCGCCTGGCGCGCCGGCACCGTCCACGCGGGCGTTGGCGGCAGAGCTGGCCGTGTCCCGGACCACGGTCACTGCAGCTTACGAGCAGCTGGCGGCAGAGGGCTTTCTGGTTACATCAGCAGGGCGGGCGGCGCGGGTTGCCAGCGCGCTGGCAACGCCGGCACCGGCCACGGCGGCCACGGCGGTTATAAAGCAGCGGCCCACGTCACGGTTGCCCTTGTCCCGGTTTGGACGCCGGCTGGCGGGCCTCGGCATGCCGGGATTGCCCGACGCGGAACCGCTTCGCTTTGACTTCCGCTATGGGGCGGTGGCGTCCCGGGATTTCCCCACGCTGCCCTGGCGGCGCGCCTACCAGGCCGAACTGCTGCGCCAGCAGGACGGCCTCTACTACGCCGCGCCGGAAGGCGATGTGGCGCTGCGGCGCGCGCTCCAGGGCTATCTGCGACGGGCCCGGGGGCTTGCCTGCGACGCCGCGCAGATCGTGGTGGTGAATGGCTCGCAGCAGGCCATCGACCTGTGCGCGCGATTGCTGCTGGATACCGGCGACGCCTTCGTCTTTGAAGACCCCGGCTACCTGATGGCCCGATGCTGCTTCGCGGCCACCGGCGCCACGTGCCTGCCCACGCCCGTGGACGAGCATGGCCTGGATACCGCCAGCCTGCCGCAGGACGAGCGCGTCCGTCTGGCTTACGTGACACCGTCGCACCAGTTCCCCCTGGGCGGCGTGCTGCCGGTCGGCCGGCGCGTGGAGTTGCTGCAATGGGCACAGCGCCATGACGCCTGGATCGTCGAAGACGACTACGACGGCGAGTTCCGATACGGCCAGCGCCCGATCGACACGCTGCGCTCGATCGACACCGACGGGCGCGTGATCTACGTCGGCACCGTGTCCAAGGCACTGTCGCCGCAACTGCGGCTCGGCTACGTGGTGCTGCCGGCCGGTCTGGTGCCGGTATTCCGGCAGGCCAAGCGGTTGTCCGACCGCCATGCACCCGTGCTGGAGCAGCGCGTGCTGGCCGCGCTGATCGAAAGCGGTGCCTACGAACGCCATGTGCGGCGCATGCGCCGCGAGAATGAGCGCCGCCGTGCGGCCTTGCTGGATGGCATTGCCCGCTACCTGCCCGCGGACGCGCAGGTCAGCGGCACCGCGGCCGGCCTGCATGTGGTGCTGTGGCTGCCGTCCCTGCGTCCGCAGGATGAGCCGGCGCTGGTGGCCGCTGCGCGGCAGCAGGAAGTGGGCGTCTATCCGTTGTCGCCGTTGTTTGCCATGCCGCGGGCGCAAGGCCGGCCGCCCGGGCTGGTGCTGGGCTATGCCAGCCTGACGACCGGGCAGATCTTGCAGGGCATGCGTACGCTCGGCACGGTCATCGCGGCGATGAACCGATCCGGGCGCCGGCAAGACTAA